From Methanobacterium congolense, one genomic window encodes:
- a CDS encoding Nramp family divalent metal transporter translates to MDFRILLRSFKGPRMASLILFLSIMGPGIITATVDNDAGGITTYSLAGANFGYTMLWTFVPMLIALAVVQEMGVRMGVVSGKGLADLIREKVGVKITFFVMIALLMANFGNTLAEFSGIAVSTGMFGIPKYIALPVAALFVWGLVIKGNYRSVEKIFIGASLVYLSYIVAGILAHPNWGLALHSVVVPHIDMSAAYITMVIGLVGTTIAPWMQFYLQSSVVEKGISIKDLKYSKIDAVVGPAFTCIVAFFIVLACASTIFSNGVAVNNVADVSKALLPLAGQYASGLFALGFLNASLFAAVILPLSTAYYVCESLGLETGISKNFREAPVFHGLYLGIILLATIIIMLPNVPLLPILYLSQVANGILLPFILIFMLLIVNDRNIMGEYVNSRLFNYIAWATVIIVIGLSLGLVATSFM, encoded by the coding sequence TTGGATTTCAGAATTTTACTCAGATCATTTAAAGGCCCAAGAATGGCCAGTTTAATCTTGTTTCTGTCAATCATGGGCCCGGGTATAATAACAGCCACTGTTGACAACGATGCTGGTGGAATAACCACCTACAGCCTTGCAGGTGCCAACTTCGGTTACACCATGCTCTGGACCTTCGTGCCAATGCTCATAGCACTTGCAGTTGTACAGGAAATGGGGGTGCGTATGGGTGTTGTATCTGGAAAAGGACTTGCAGATCTTATAAGGGAGAAAGTTGGGGTTAAAATCACATTTTTCGTGATGATAGCTCTTCTGATGGCCAACTTTGGGAACACCCTGGCTGAATTTTCAGGTATTGCAGTGAGCACAGGAATGTTCGGCATACCCAAGTACATAGCCCTACCAGTAGCAGCCCTTTTTGTATGGGGACTAGTTATAAAGGGCAACTATCGCAGTGTTGAGAAGATATTCATAGGGGCGTCCCTGGTCTACCTTTCTTACATTGTTGCGGGAATTCTCGCCCATCCAAACTGGGGCCTAGCCCTTCACAGTGTTGTGGTGCCCCATATAGACATGAGTGCAGCCTACATAACCATGGTTATAGGACTGGTGGGTACAACCATAGCCCCCTGGATGCAGTTCTACCTTCAATCATCTGTGGTTGAAAAGGGAATTTCCATCAAGGATCTGAAGTACTCCAAGATCGATGCAGTGGTTGGGCCAGCATTTACATGTATTGTGGCATTTTTCATAGTACTTGCATGTGCATCAACCATATTCTCAAACGGTGTGGCTGTAAACAACGTTGCAGATGTTTCAAAGGCTTTACTCCCACTTGCAGGCCAGTATGCCAGTGGACTCTTTGCACTGGGATTTTTGAATGCATCCTTATTTGCAGCAGTCATACTGCCACTGTCAACAGCTTACTATGTCTGTGAAAGTCTGGGCCTTGAAACTGGGATTTCAAAAAACTTCAGGGAAGCACCAGTATTCCACGGGCTCTATCTTGGAATTATACTGCTTGCAACCATCATTATAATGCTCCCTAACGTCCCACTTCTACCCATACTCTACCTTTCACAGGTTGCAAATGGAATATTACTCCCATTCATCCTGATATTCATGCTGCTCATAGTAAACGACAGAAACATAATGGGAGAATACGTCAACTCCAGGCTCTTCAACTACATAGCCTGGGCAACTGTTATAATAGTCATTGGGTTAAGTTTAGGCCTTGTTGCAACGAGCTTCATGTGA
- a CDS encoding exosome complex RNA-binding protein Csl4, with product MKTKSGDFVLPGDSLGVSEEFLPSEGTYDDDGEIRSLIAGTVSVDDKEKKISIIPKTSSPSLIKKGIVVVGQISDVRGQRALMKIDSIKDNSRGLVTSFSGGIHISQAEKGYVDKLTDEFRIGDLIEARVTKVIGIDNVDLTTAEPELGVLKAMCTNCRHFMKQTGKKEVTCPNCGRKEKRNISSKYEG from the coding sequence ATGAAAACCAAATCTGGAGATTTTGTTCTACCTGGAGATTCTTTAGGAGTTAGTGAGGAGTTCCTTCCATCTGAGGGGACCTACGATGACGACGGGGAAATAAGGTCCCTCATTGCAGGAACAGTTTCAGTGGATGATAAGGAGAAAAAAATATCCATAATACCAAAAACCAGTTCTCCATCCCTTATTAAGAAGGGAATAGTAGTTGTTGGACAGATATCTGATGTCAGGGGTCAGAGAGCCCTTATGAAAATAGACAGCATCAAGGACAACAGCAGAGGTCTTGTAACATCTTTTTCAGGCGGAATACACATATCTCAGGCTGAAAAGGGCTATGTGGACAAATTGACCGATGAATTCAGAATCGGAGACCTTATAGAGGCAAGGGTTACAAAGGTCATTGGAATAGACAACGTTGACCTGACAACAGCCGAACCTGAACTCGGAGTTTTAAAGGCCATGTGCACTAACTGCAGGCACTTCATGAAGCAAACAGGTAAAAAAGAAGTCACATGTCCAAATTGTGGAAGGAAGGAGAAAAGAAATATTTCTTCGAAGTATGAGGGTTAA
- a CDS encoding HemK2/MTQ2 family protein methyltransferase, whose translation MFEYNDTYYYVHENVYEPAEDTFLLIDNLQVDRKDRVLEIGTGTGLVAVTAAKKSMKVVATDVNPHAIECASKNIITNRTYNVELRHGDLFETVEGEKFDLILFNTPYLPTGEEETVEGDLNAAWDGGENGRDVIDRFLDELLEHLTPKGRVQLVQSSLSDNKETLEKLKNMGFEASITAKEHAFFEDIVVITGILN comes from the coding sequence ATGTTTGAATACAACGATACTTATTACTACGTCCATGAAAACGTCTACGAGCCGGCTGAGGATACATTCCTACTTATTGACAATCTTCAAGTTGATCGAAAGGATCGTGTTCTTGAAATAGGAACTGGAACTGGATTGGTAGCAGTCACAGCCGCTAAGAAATCCATGAAGGTTGTTGCAACCGATGTAAATCCCCATGCAATTGAATGTGCATCTAAAAACATCATAACCAACAGGACCTACAACGTTGAACTCAGACACGGAGACCTTTTTGAAACTGTTGAAGGTGAAAAATTTGATTTAATCCTTTTCAACACACCATATCTTCCTACAGGAGAAGAAGAAACTGTTGAAGGTGATTTGAACGCTGCATGGGATGGGGGTGAAAACGGCAGGGACGTTATTGACAGATTCCTTGACGAACTCCTTGAACACTTGACCCCCAAGGGGAGAGTCCAGCTCGTTCAATCCTCACTATCTGATAACAAGGAAACCCTTGAAAAACTGAAAAATATGGGTTTTGAAGCAAGTATAACTGCAAAAGAGCATGCTTTCTTTGAAGATATCGTGGTTATAACTGGAATTTTAAATTAA
- a CDS encoding RNA polymerase Rpb4 family protein: MIGKKVVETDPVTIVEVKTMLEERSESYELTYEQNIALDHVTKFSKIEEEPALKLVEELKEIAKKSQATKIADLMPVDLADLRLIFAKERGSHKKEDLEQILEIVDKYRE, translated from the coding sequence ATGATTGGAAAAAAAGTGGTAGAAACTGATCCAGTAACAATTGTTGAAGTTAAAACCATGCTTGAGGAACGTTCCGAATCTTATGAACTTACTTACGAACAAAACATTGCTTTAGACCACGTTACAAAGTTTTCAAAGATAGAAGAAGAACCTGCACTAAAATTAGTGGAAGAACTTAAGGAAATCGCTAAAAAAAGTCAGGCCACCAAAATCGCAGACCTCATGCCTGTGGATCTTGCAGATTTAAGGTTGATATTTGCGAAGGAAAGGGGTTCACATAAAAAGGAAGATTTAGAACAGATACTGGAAATAGTTGATAAGTACAGGGAATAA
- a CDS encoding 50S ribosomal protein L21e, whose protein sequence is MRRSRGFRSRTRSKLKRSIRPNRPNPITKKIQTFDENDIVHIIIDSSIHRGQPHPRFHGKTGKVAKKRGSAYIVEINDGNKAKKLIIRPEHLKIQE, encoded by the coding sequence ATGAGAAGATCAAGAGGTTTTAGAAGTAGAACACGTTCAAAACTTAAAAGAAGTATAAGGCCAAACAGACCAAACCCCATAACCAAAAAAATACAGACCTTTGATGAAAATGATATCGTTCACATAATAATCGATTCAAGCATTCACCGAGGCCAGCCCCACCCACGTTTCCATGGTAAAACCGGTAAAGTGGCTAAAAAAAGGGGAAGTGCATACATAGTAGAAATAAACGACGGTAACAAAGCTAAAAAGTTAATAATAAGACCAGAACACCTCAAAATCCAAGAGTGA
- a CDS encoding signal recognition particle protein Srp54 codes for MLGNLGKNLTNTMKKLAGMSIIDKEVVKEVIKDIQRALIQSDVNIKLVLNLSKTIEERALNEEPQKGVTPKEHVIKIVYEELVNLVGEKAQEVEIDKKPYRILFMGLQGSGKTTTISKLTRYLQKKGFNPAIVCTDTWRPAAYEQLRQLTEPMNVPLYGDPENKDALDLARKGLEEFKKRDLVIVDTAGRHKEEKDLLDEMESLSSIVKPDEVILVIDGTIGQQAKEQALAFSKTTNIGSIIITKLDGSAKGGGALSAVAEIGAPIKFIGTGERVDDFEAFDPERFISRLLGMGDIKSLIERAEEIAEEDMDMDSVDAMLSGKFTLKDMYAQFEMMNKMGPMQQVMNMIPGMGAKLPKNASKVTEEKLGKYKVLMDSMTEQELENPSLIKQSRIKRIARGSGMKNEDVKELLKYYNTTKKAMKGFGKRKMGGPMGQMMRQMMR; via the coding sequence ATGCTGGGCAATCTTGGCAAAAACCTGACCAACACCATGAAAAAGCTGGCAGGAATGAGTATAATAGACAAGGAAGTCGTTAAAGAGGTTATAAAGGATATACAGAGGGCTTTAATCCAGTCTGATGTTAACATCAAACTGGTTCTCAACCTCTCAAAGACCATAGAGGAAAGGGCTTTGAATGAAGAGCCCCAAAAGGGTGTTACTCCCAAAGAACACGTTATAAAGATAGTCTATGAAGAACTGGTTAACCTCGTTGGTGAAAAAGCCCAGGAAGTTGAAATAGACAAAAAGCCCTACAGGATCCTGTTTATGGGACTTCAGGGAAGTGGTAAAACAACCACAATATCCAAACTCACACGTTACCTGCAGAAAAAGGGTTTCAACCCGGCAATAGTCTGTACAGACACATGGAGACCTGCAGCATATGAACAGCTACGGCAGCTCACAGAACCAATGAACGTGCCCCTCTACGGTGACCCTGAAAACAAGGACGCCCTTGATCTGGCAAGGAAGGGTCTTGAAGAGTTCAAGAAGAGGGACCTTGTAATTGTGGATACTGCAGGAAGGCACAAGGAGGAGAAGGACCTACTGGATGAGATGGAAAGTCTTTCATCCATAGTTAAGCCAGACGAGGTTATACTCGTCATAGATGGAACAATAGGACAGCAGGCTAAAGAACAAGCCCTTGCATTCAGTAAAACCACAAATATTGGTTCAATAATCATAACCAAACTCGACGGCTCTGCAAAGGGTGGAGGTGCACTGTCTGCAGTTGCTGAAATTGGTGCCCCAATTAAGTTCATAGGAACCGGGGAGAGGGTTGATGACTTTGAAGCCTTTGATCCAGAGCGTTTCATATCAAGACTCCTTGGAATGGGGGACATCAAAAGTCTCATAGAAAGGGCCGAGGAAATAGCGGAAGAAGACATGGATATGGACAGTGTTGACGCTATGCTCAGCGGTAAATTCACCCTAAAGGATATGTATGCTCAGTTTGAGATGATGAATAAAATGGGACCTATGCAGCAGGTTATGAACATGATCCCTGGTATGGGTGCCAAGCTTCCTAAAAACGCCTCAAAGGTGACTGAAGAAAAGCTCGGTAAGTACAAGGTACTAATGGATTCCATGACTGAGCAAGAACTGGAAAACCCCTCTCTTATAAAGCAGTCCAGAATCAAGCGAATAGCACGTGGATCCGGTATGAAAAATGAAGACGTTAAGGAGCTTTTGAAGTACTACAACACCACTAAAAAAGCCATGAAAGGTTTTGGAAAGAGGAAAATGGGCGGACCAATGGGTCAGATGATGCGTCAGATGATGCGCTGA
- a CDS encoding magnesium transporter MgtE N-terminal domain-containing protein encodes MYLSEFIKKTVINPEGKRLGKIKDVIVSSESPYPIIKALTIEMSSKDQSTIPWKYVDKMGRQLKLKTDLGNINEYKITRSDIRLVEDVLDMQVVDIEDKKLRRVNDLKLSATNGYYHVIGVDIGIHGIMRRLGFERIVKTLGVKTEEDIIAWNDIDTLKGDYSKVKLKVPKQNLKKLHPADIAEIVDQLGLNESITILNSLDDESAADTLEEVSPERQVSLLEEMDSKRAADLLDEMSPDDAADLLGDLPDEKAEELLTLMKPEESKDLRKLLEYPENTAGGIMTTEFASVQEDMTIQDVLNFLREVGPDVETIYYIYVKSKSGDLVGVMTLRELLLADPTKKISEFMIRDVINADVMEDQYEVAKKIAKYNLLALPVVENEKNIRGIITVDDAIDIVLPTAWKKKVPRMFR; translated from the coding sequence TTGTACTTAAGCGAGTTTATCAAGAAAACAGTCATAAATCCAGAAGGAAAGAGATTAGGCAAAATTAAAGATGTTATAGTGTCATCAGAAAGTCCATATCCTATAATAAAGGCTTTAACAATAGAAATGTCTTCAAAGGATCAGTCCACGATCCCTTGGAAGTACGTGGATAAAATGGGAAGACAATTAAAGCTTAAAACAGATCTGGGTAATATTAACGAGTATAAAATTACCAGAAGTGATATACGGCTTGTTGAAGATGTACTGGACATGCAGGTTGTTGACATAGAGGACAAGAAGTTAAGACGGGTCAACGATTTGAAATTATCGGCTACCAATGGTTATTACCATGTGATAGGTGTTGATATAGGGATCCACGGCATAATGAGAAGGTTGGGCTTTGAAAGAATAGTAAAAACCCTTGGTGTAAAAACAGAAGAGGATATAATTGCCTGGAACGATATCGACACCCTTAAAGGTGATTACTCCAAGGTGAAACTCAAGGTACCAAAGCAGAACCTTAAAAAGCTTCACCCTGCGGATATAGCGGAAATTGTGGATCAATTAGGCCTCAATGAATCCATAACGATACTGAATTCATTGGATGATGAATCGGCAGCAGATACTCTTGAAGAAGTTTCACCAGAACGACAGGTATCTCTTCTTGAGGAGATGGATAGTAAACGTGCAGCAGACCTTCTGGATGAAATGTCACCTGATGATGCAGCAGACCTTCTTGGAGATCTGCCTGATGAAAAGGCAGAGGAACTTCTTACCTTGATGAAACCTGAAGAGTCAAAAGACCTGAGAAAACTTCTTGAATACCCTGAAAATACAGCTGGTGGAATAATGACAACAGAATTTGCATCAGTTCAAGAGGATATGACTATTCAGGATGTTTTGAACTTTCTAAGAGAAGTTGGCCCTGACGTTGAAACCATTTACTACATCTACGTGAAATCAAAATCTGGCGATCTCGTGGGGGTAATGACCCTAAGAGAACTTTTACTAGCGGATCCAACCAAAAAAATCTCTGAATTCATGATCAGGGATGTAATAAATGCTGACGTCATGGAGGATCAGTACGAGGTCGCAAAGAAGATAGCCAAGTACAACCTATTGGCACTGCCCGTGGTTGAGAATGAGAAAAATATAAGGGGAATAATCACGGTTGATGATGCAATAGATATAGTGCTGCCTACAGCTTGGAAGAAAAAGGTTCCAAGGATGTTCCGGTAG
- the rsmA gene encoding 16S rRNA (adenine(1518)-N(6)/adenine(1519)-N(6))-dimethyltransferase RsmA, whose translation MNLRSQTINVLKSNNIRLDKRKGQNYLINPGILSRIVKSAELSTEDTVLEIGAGIGTLTLPLAERAKKVVAVEQDIKIADVLKKRLDDLDIHNVEVIVGDATQIDFPEFNKVVSNLPYKISSPITFKLLEHDFESAVLMYQKEFAERMVAEPGNKNYSRLSVMMHFGAKVTMLFDVPPSAFIPQPKVSSAVIKLTPDKREGACDEDTFKKTSRALFQHKRKKVANALLDSFHEIQVTDKKTAKKIVSSLDPNIISERAVNLNPEEILKISRDIRSLLERNRN comes from the coding sequence ATGAATCTAAGGTCTCAAACCATCAACGTACTGAAATCCAACAACATAAGGCTTGACAAAAGGAAGGGACAGAATTACCTCATAAACCCGGGCATACTCTCAAGGATAGTTAAAAGTGCTGAACTGTCCACTGAGGATACTGTTCTTGAAATTGGAGCAGGAATTGGAACCCTCACCCTTCCCCTTGCAGAGAGGGCTAAAAAAGTTGTGGCAGTTGAACAGGACATTAAAATTGCAGATGTTCTGAAAAAAAGGCTTGATGACCTTGATATTCACAACGTTGAAGTGATTGTGGGAGACGCAACTCAGATAGATTTTCCTGAGTTCAACAAGGTTGTTTCAAACCTTCCATACAAGATCTCATCCCCAATAACATTTAAACTCCTTGAACATGACTTCGAGTCTGCAGTGCTGATGTACCAGAAGGAATTTGCAGAGAGGATGGTTGCAGAACCTGGAAATAAAAATTATTCAAGGTTGTCTGTTATGATGCACTTTGGTGCAAAGGTTACCATGTTGTTCGATGTTCCACCATCTGCCTTCATTCCCCAGCCAAAGGTGTCCTCTGCAGTTATCAAATTAACCCCTGACAAAAGAGAAGGCGCTTGTGATGAGGATACCTTCAAAAAAACTTCAAGGGCCCTTTTCCAGCATAAACGTAAAAAAGTGGCAAACGCTCTCCTTGATTCATTCCATGAGATACAGGTAACTGATAAAAAAACAGCTAAAAAGATTGTTTCATCTCTAGATCCAAATATCATCAGCGAAAGAGCAGTTAACCTCAATCCGGAGGAGATACTTAAAATTTCAAGGGATATAAGATCCCTTTTAGAAAGGAACCGGAACTGA
- a CDS encoding carboxymuconolactone decarboxylase family protein, which translates to MNKNPYEVFQNECPELAASFNNLVAAQRDLKGLDPKTKQLINIAIQTANKTPMGVKMHAVMAKKSGATREEVVGAVAMNLHLSGLGTVLECLPAAVKGFDEE; encoded by the coding sequence ATGAACAAAAATCCCTACGAAGTATTTCAAAATGAATGTCCAGAACTTGCAGCCAGTTTCAACAATCTAGTGGCAGCACAGCGCGACTTAAAAGGATTGGATCCTAAAACCAAACAGTTGATAAACATAGCCATCCAAACTGCGAATAAAACTCCCATGGGAGTTAAGATGCATGCAGTTATGGCTAAAAAATCTGGTGCAACAAGGGAAGAGGTTGTTGGTGCAGTTGCAATGAACCTTCACCTTTCAGGCCTTGGGACTGTGCTGGAATGTCTCCCAGCAGCAGTGAAAGGTTTTGATGAAGAATAA
- a CDS encoding tRNA pseudouridine(54/55) synthase Pus10, whose protein sequence is MEPEISEILDKALKIIEITDGHICNRCLGRNFSKTIPGDGNLKRGEYVRKLLSENASEVSKDVPSTENSNPCYVCGDLFKEIDAAENSITDKIIKKINESGIEFSHFLVGCRVDPEILKREEEIREALHIDVENIKKEINREIGKDLSIRLHREVEFDNPHLVVTVDFKKGNIELQINPLFIEGRYRKLVRGIPQTKWPCTACKGRGCERCNYTGKMYLETVEEFVSGDALEMTRGNGAKFHGAGREDIDVKMLGSGRPFVLEIKEPKIRSIDLEELEKRVNQHAEGKVEVLNLKFVGKERRSQIKTSTTDTYKVYRALVQTEEDVDTEDLESLKSLDVIKQRTPIRVSHRRADKIRTRHVKNLEFEMLGSNLFELTIHCEGGLYIKELISGDEDRTNPSVSQILGTPALCTKLDVMEVNI, encoded by the coding sequence ATGGAACCAGAAATAAGTGAAATATTGGATAAAGCTTTAAAAATTATTGAAATAACTGATGGTCATATATGCAATCGATGTTTAGGTAGAAACTTCTCAAAAACAATTCCTGGAGATGGAAACCTGAAAAGGGGGGAGTATGTGAGGAAGCTGTTGTCTGAAAATGCATCTGAAGTTTCCAAAGACGTTCCATCAACAGAGAACTCAAATCCGTGCTACGTGTGCGGCGATCTTTTCAAAGAGATTGATGCTGCAGAAAACAGTATCACAGATAAAATAATCAAAAAAATAAACGAATCAGGAATTGAATTTTCACACTTCCTCGTTGGTTGTCGTGTGGATCCTGAAATCCTCAAGAGGGAGGAGGAAATTCGTGAGGCACTGCACATTGACGTTGAAAACATCAAAAAGGAGATCAACAGAGAGATAGGTAAGGATCTATCCATCCGACTCCATAGAGAAGTGGAATTCGACAACCCACACCTCGTTGTGACTGTGGACTTTAAGAAGGGCAACATAGAGCTCCAGATAAATCCTCTGTTCATTGAGGGCAGGTACAGGAAACTCGTGAGGGGTATTCCCCAGACAAAATGGCCCTGCACAGCATGTAAAGGCAGGGGATGTGAAAGGTGCAATTACACAGGTAAAATGTATCTTGAAACAGTTGAAGAGTTTGTATCAGGGGATGCACTTGAAATGACCAGAGGTAATGGAGCCAAATTCCATGGTGCGGGTCGTGAGGACATCGATGTTAAAATGCTGGGCAGTGGAAGACCCTTCGTCCTGGAGATCAAGGAGCCGAAGATTCGCAGCATAGATCTTGAAGAACTTGAAAAAAGAGTTAACCAACATGCAGAGGGTAAAGTTGAAGTTCTGAACCTGAAGTTCGTTGGTAAAGAAAGGCGCAGCCAGATAAAAACATCCACAACAGACACCTACAAGGTTTACAGGGCACTTGTTCAAACTGAAGAGGATGTAGATACTGAGGATCTTGAGTCCCTAAAATCATTGGACGTCATCAAACAACGCACCCCAATACGTGTATCCCACAGGCGCGCAGATAAGATAAGAACACGTCATGTGAAAAATCTGGAGTTTGAAATGTTGGGTTCAAATTTATTCGAACTTACAATCCACTGTGAAGGTGGACTCTACATAAAAGAGCTCATATCCGGAGATGAAGATAGGACAAACCCCAGTGTCTCCCAGATCCTTGGCACCCCTGCACTGTGCACCAAGCTCGATGTAATGGAAGTGAACATTTAA
- the hpt gene encoding hypoxanthine/guanine phosphoribosyltransferase translates to MFEKLKKSLIESPVVKKGDYDYFVHPVTDGVPLVEPEILEEVAEGISKFGDMDVDKIVCVEAMGIHIATALSLKTGKPFVVIRKRSYGLEGEVAVHQMTGYSEGKLYINGLNKGDKVILVDDVVSTGGTMIAVLKALEAIGVEIVDVMAVIEKGKGKYVVEDETGVKVRSLVKLNVVDGKVVIEGSVDETL, encoded by the coding sequence ATGTTCGAAAAACTTAAAAAAAGTCTAATAGAATCTCCTGTAGTAAAAAAAGGCGATTATGATTATTTTGTACATCCTGTTACAGATGGAGTTCCTCTAGTTGAACCTGAAATACTGGAAGAGGTTGCAGAAGGTATTTCAAAGTTTGGTGATATGGATGTTGACAAAATCGTATGTGTTGAAGCAATGGGAATACACATAGCAACTGCACTATCCCTTAAAACAGGAAAACCATTTGTTGTTATCCGTAAACGATCCTACGGTCTTGAAGGTGAGGTTGCAGTGCACCAGATGACAGGCTACAGTGAAGGGAAACTCTACATAAACGGACTCAACAAGGGGGACAAAGTGATCCTGGTTGATGATGTTGTGAGCACAGGAGGGACCATGATAGCCGTGTTAAAAGCCCTTGAAGCCATTGGTGTTGAAATCGTTGATGTTATGGCAGTTATAGAGAAGGGAAAAGGTAAATACGTGGTTGAAGACGAGACAGGGGTCAAGGTCAGGAGCCTGGTGAAACTGAACGTTGTTGATGGAAAGGTTGTAATAGAGGGCAGTGTTGACGAAACCCTGTGA
- a CDS encoding DUF655 domain-containing protein, whose product MEDYAIILDYLPLGYFKEGAPSFKRKPIAQAVGTEEFTILELIPKDMAQLDIHEKVYIGPGKRDKIARVNRRLRTDKLTATAKLELGYVIEEIVKEREDKFIEFFNEAGPISTRLHQIELLPGIGKKHMWDIINARQEKKFESFEDIKKRVPMLSDPVKLIVKRVLLELEVTDDKRGKKKYTLFTRPPKRHF is encoded by the coding sequence ATGGAAGATTATGCGATTATTCTTGACTATCTTCCTTTAGGTTATTTTAAGGAAGGTGCGCCTTCATTTAAAAGAAAGCCCATAGCTCAGGCCGTGGGGACAGAGGAATTCACAATCCTCGAACTTATTCCAAAGGACATGGCTCAACTGGACATACATGAAAAGGTTTACATCGGCCCTGGAAAAAGGGATAAAATAGCACGTGTGAACAGACGTCTGCGAACTGATAAACTAACTGCCACAGCAAAGTTAGAACTTGGATACGTCATTGAAGAAATTGTTAAAGAACGTGAGGATAAGTTCATTGAATTCTTCAATGAAGCAGGCCCAATATCAACCAGACTTCACCAGATCGAACTTCTGCCCGGAATTGGGAAGAAACACATGTGGGACATAATAAACGCAAGGCAGGAGAAGAAATTCGAAAGCTTTGAGGATATTAAAAAAAGAGTTCCCATGCTATCAGACCCTGTGAAACTTATTGTGAAACGTGTTCTTCTTGAACTCGAAGTAACAGACGATAAGAGAGGAAAAAAGAAATATACACTCTTTACAAGGCCTCCAAAACGTCATTTCTAA
- the dph2 gene encoding diphthamide biosynthesis enzyme Dph2, whose product MGYEFDVEGVIEKIKKFHAEVVGVQFPEGLKIHATRIARQIEDETGATVIISADPCYGACDAADTDMKDVVDLLVHFGHTALPIKYDIPVIFVETRSDMDVQGALSSAMKLLEGYKRIGLVTTAQHLYLLQDMKNFLEENGKEVVMHGGRGTQNGQILGCNFSSIKDLEADAFLYVGSGNFHTLGIKLFTDKPVVIADPYINEARDIDEFADRIMRIRFARIAKAMDAGSFGIIVSSKKGQSRMELAKVLKNMIHKEKKEAYILIMDDVSPELLTPFMDIDAFVMTACPRIAIDDANMYKKPLLTPQELEIVLGKRDWEDYMMDEIEH is encoded by the coding sequence TTGGGCTACGAATTTGATGTTGAAGGGGTTATAGAGAAAATAAAAAAGTTCCATGCAGAAGTTGTTGGGGTACAGTTTCCAGAAGGTCTTAAGATACATGCAACCAGGATAGCAAGACAGATCGAAGATGAAACTGGTGCAACCGTTATAATCTCTGCTGATCCATGTTATGGGGCTTGTGATGCAGCTGATACAGATATGAAGGATGTTGTTGATCTTTTGGTTCACTTCGGCCACACAGCACTGCCAATTAAATACGATATTCCGGTTATATTCGTTGAAACAAGATCTGACATGGATGTTCAAGGGGCGTTGAGCAGTGCAATGAAACTTCTTGAAGGCTACAAGAGGATAGGTTTGGTAACAACAGCTCAACACCTCTATCTTCTCCAGGATATGAAGAATTTTCTGGAAGAAAATGGGAAAGAAGTTGTTATGCATGGGGGGAGAGGCACCCAAAATGGTCAAATCCTTGGCTGCAACTTCTCATCCATAAAAGACCTCGAAGCCGATGCATTTCTCTACGTTGGGAGTGGAAACTTCCACACCCTCGGAATAAAACTCTTCACAGATAAACCAGTTGTAATAGCGGATCCTTACATCAACGAGGCAAGAGATATTGATGAATTTGCAGATAGAATTATGAGAATTCGCTTTGCAAGGATAGCCAAGGCAATGGATGCTGGAAGCTTTGGCATAATTGTTTCATCAAAGAAGGGCCAGTCCAGGATGGAACTTGCAAAAGTTTTAAAGAACATGATCCACAAAGAGAAGAAGGAAGCGTACATACTGATCATGGATGATGTTTCACCAGAGCTTCTAACTCCCTTCATGGACATAGATGCATTTGTAATGACTGCATGTCCAAGAATAGCTATTGATGACGCTAATATGTACAAAAAACCGCTTTTAACACCTCAGGAACTTGAAATAGTTCTCGGCAAAAGGGACTGGGAAGACTACATGATGGATGAGATCGAGCATTGA